From Bacillus basilensis, a single genomic window includes:
- the kdpDN gene encoding KdpD-like non-kinase potassium sensor (KdpDN resembles contains the N-terminal sensor region of KdpD but lacks the C-terminal histidine kinase region.) translates to MNVLYADDYKPTFQRRTPEEYLEYIRQQNRGKLKLYVGAAPGVGKSYKMLFDAREMKKDGMDIVIGLIETHGRKETEEAIADLEKVSLKEIQYKGKIFYELDVEEIIKRAPQVVVVDELAHSNIPGSKHKKRYMDVQELLEAGISVLSAFNIQHLESVHDIVAQITNIKVRERIPDFILQKANEIQLVDATPEVLRKRLIDGKIYKEEKIQQSLQNFFTLNNLGALRELSLREVADDMDEKISQTVIEPIGVKEKILVCVQYSSTAEKLIRRGWRMADRLNAELYVLNVERENIDSLSAGKKQTIEEWKALTNQFDASFVLEEAKGRKPADVIIEVAKRLQVTQILLGQSARTRWEEIRKGSIVNEIMRQTKYIDIHIVADQRA, encoded by the coding sequence GTGAATGTTTTGTATGCGGATGACTATAAACCAACTTTTCAAAGGCGAACACCAGAAGAGTATTTAGAATATATTCGTCAGCAAAATCGCGGGAAGTTAAAGTTATATGTGGGGGCTGCTCCAGGAGTAGGGAAAAGTTATAAAATGCTCTTTGATGCAAGAGAGATGAAAAAAGATGGTATGGATATTGTAATTGGTTTAATTGAAACGCACGGAAGAAAAGAGACGGAAGAAGCAATTGCAGATTTAGAAAAGGTTTCTTTAAAAGAAATACAGTATAAAGGAAAAATATTTTATGAACTTGATGTGGAAGAAATTATAAAACGTGCACCGCAAGTAGTCGTAGTTGATGAACTGGCACATAGTAATATACCAGGTTCCAAACATAAAAAACGTTACATGGATGTGCAAGAATTGCTAGAGGCTGGTATATCCGTATTATCAGCGTTTAATATTCAGCATTTAGAAAGTGTTCATGATATTGTAGCTCAAATTACGAATATAAAAGTACGAGAACGAATTCCAGATTTTATTTTGCAAAAGGCGAATGAAATTCAGCTCGTTGATGCAACACCTGAGGTATTAAGGAAGAGATTAATAGATGGAAAGATATATAAGGAAGAAAAAATTCAGCAAAGCTTACAAAATTTCTTTACGCTTAATAATCTAGGGGCACTCAGAGAGTTATCGCTTCGTGAAGTTGCCGATGATATGGACGAGAAAATTAGCCAAACAGTAATAGAACCGATTGGCGTAAAAGAAAAAATTCTTGTTTGTGTACAATATAGCTCAACAGCGGAGAAATTAATAAGACGAGGATGGCGCATGGCTGATCGGTTAAACGCTGAATTGTATGTATTAAATGTTGAAAGAGAAAATATAGACTCTCTTTCAGCTGGTAAAAAGCAAACAATTGAAGAATGGAAGGCGCTCACGAATCAATTTGATGCGAGTTTTGTGTTAGAAGAGGCGAAAGGGAGAAAGCCAGCGGATGTTATTATTGAAGTCGCGAAAAGATTACAAGTAACGCAAATTTTACTGGGGCAATCGGCAAGAACAAGGTGGGAAGAAATAAGAAAAGGCTCGATTGTAAATGAGATTATGAGACAAACGAAGTATATTGATATTCATATTGTTGCGGATCAACGAGCGTAA
- a CDS encoding sugar ABC transporter ATPase — MSVITFLLSKKSYKKPVIKYIPTLILFILAFISSVMFVLNNGMGELMIAVSLGIAAIVNGLLLLALKVVRVIVAKGR, encoded by the coding sequence ATATCGGTAATTACGTTTCTTCTTTCAAAAAAATCATATAAGAAGCCTGTTATTAAATATATACCAACGTTAATATTGTTTATTTTGGCTTTCATTTCTTCTGTTATGTTTGTATTGAATAACGGAATGGGAGAGTTGATGATAGCGGTCTCTTTAGGGATTGCAGCGATAGTGAACGGTCTTTTACTTCTTGCATTGAAAGTAGTTCGTGTGATTGTTGCAAAGGGAAGATAG
- the kdpA gene encoding potassium-transporting ATPase subunit KdpA has translation MIWVAVVITMLLFILVAKPTGIYLEKAFQGSKKLDKVFGPFEKLIFKITGVKEYNQTWKQYALSLVLLNGFMIVVVYFIFRLQGVLPLNPAHIEGMEPTLAFNTAISFMADTNLQHYSGENGLSYLSQLIGITFLMFAAPATTLALVMAFIRGLAGKELGNFFVDFTRALTRVFLPIACIAALAFVALGVPQTLDGAVTAQTIDGAKQSILRGPVASFVSIKELGNNGGGFFGANSTHPFENPGQMSNILQMMLMMLLPTALPFTYGRMVGNKKQGRILFVSLFMVFLLGFITITTSELNGNPALNGMGIEHVQGSTEGKEVRFGTVFSSLYATVTTAAETGAVNTMHDTLTPIGGLVPLVNMMLNTVYGGVGAGFVNIIMYAIIAVFISGLMVGRTPEFLGKKIEGKEMKLIAVTILFHPLLILGFSALALSTSLGTDAISHSGFHGLTQVVYEYTSSAANNGSGFEGLADNTPFWNITTGLVMFLGRYFSLITMLAVAASLKEKTVVPETVGTFRTDNSLFGGIFIGTIVIVGALTFFPMLVLGPIAEFLTLK, from the coding sequence ATGATTTGGGTTGCAGTCGTTATTACAATGCTATTGTTTATTCTTGTGGCAAAGCCAACGGGAATTTATTTAGAGAAAGCCTTTCAAGGTAGTAAAAAGCTAGATAAAGTATTCGGGCCTTTTGAAAAACTTATTTTTAAAATTACGGGTGTAAAAGAATACAATCAAACGTGGAAACAGTACGCATTATCATTAGTTTTATTAAATGGATTTATGATTGTTGTCGTATATTTCATTTTCAGATTACAAGGAGTATTGCCATTAAATCCAGCACACATTGAAGGAATGGAACCTACGCTCGCTTTTAATACAGCAATTAGTTTTATGGCTGATACAAACTTACAGCATTATAGCGGTGAAAATGGTTTATCTTATTTATCACAATTAATTGGAATTACATTCTTAATGTTTGCAGCACCGGCAACGACTTTAGCGCTCGTTATGGCATTTATAAGAGGACTGGCTGGAAAAGAACTCGGTAACTTTTTCGTTGATTTTACGAGAGCGTTAACGAGAGTTTTTCTTCCTATCGCATGTATTGCGGCACTAGCCTTTGTTGCACTTGGCGTACCACAAACGTTAGACGGAGCAGTTACGGCACAAACGATTGATGGCGCGAAGCAAAGTATTTTACGTGGGCCAGTTGCATCATTCGTTTCAATTAAGGAACTTGGGAATAACGGTGGTGGATTTTTCGGGGCAAACTCTACACATCCTTTTGAAAACCCAGGACAAATGAGTAATATTTTGCAAATGATGCTTATGATGTTATTGCCAACAGCACTACCATTCACGTACGGACGAATGGTAGGAAATAAAAAACAAGGACGTATTCTTTTCGTTTCACTATTCATGGTGTTTTTACTAGGGTTTATAACGATTACGACATCTGAACTAAACGGGAATCCGGCATTAAATGGAATGGGTATTGAACACGTACAAGGAAGTACAGAAGGAAAAGAAGTAAGGTTCGGAACAGTATTTTCTTCCCTTTATGCGACTGTAACGACAGCTGCTGAAACAGGGGCTGTTAATACGATGCATGATACGTTAACACCAATTGGTGGGTTAGTTCCACTTGTAAATATGATGTTAAATACAGTATATGGCGGCGTTGGGGCAGGTTTTGTGAACATTATTATGTATGCGATTATCGCAGTCTTTATATCTGGATTGATGGTTGGACGGACACCAGAGTTTTTAGGTAAGAAAATTGAAGGTAAGGAAATGAAGTTAATTGCGGTAACGATACTATTTCATCCACTGCTTATTTTAGGATTTTCAGCATTAGCTCTTTCAACAAGTTTAGGAACGGATGCTATTTCTCATTCCGGTTTCCACGGTTTGACGCAAGTGGTATATGAATATACATCGTCAGCTGCGAATAACGGATCTGGATTTGAAGGATTAGCAGATAATACACCGTTTTGGAATATTACAACTGGTTTAGTTATGTTTTTAGGTCGCTATTTCAGTTTAATTACGATGCTAGCTGTGGCAGCTTCATTGAAAGAAAAGACGGTTGTACCAGAAACAGTCGGAACGTTCCGTACGGATAATAGTTTATTTGGCGGCATTTTCATCGGAACAATTGTAATTGTCGGTGCATTAACATTCTTCCCGATGTTAGTACTCGGTCCAATTGCAGAATTTCTTACATTGAAGTAA
- a CDS encoding patatin family protein encodes MLENTGLVLEGGGMRGVYTGGILEYFMEQDLYFPYVVGVSAGACHAASYLSRQRNRNKTVNIDYVSHPKYLSYKNLWRKRQLFDMDFIFHEIPEKHVPFDFETYFNSPERFLVGTTDCETGQSVYFEKEGTNDDALNLLQASSSLPFIAPVVNYRGKQLLDGGISDPIPVRKAQEDGFKKSVVILTRNHGYAKKKSKFGWVAAKAYKKYPNLVNTMLSRYEVYNETLHYIEKEEQAGNLFVIRPEVPLQVDRMEKDAIKLQSLYEQGYEDAKRQFADLQAFLQK; translated from the coding sequence ATGCTTGAAAATACGGGGTTAGTATTAGAAGGCGGCGGTATGCGTGGTGTATATACGGGCGGGATACTAGAATACTTTATGGAACAAGATTTATATTTTCCATATGTAGTCGGTGTATCAGCTGGTGCTTGTCATGCAGCGTCGTATCTTTCCAGACAAAGAAATAGAAATAAAACGGTCAATATTGATTATGTATCACATCCGAAGTATTTATCGTATAAAAACTTATGGAGAAAACGTCAGTTATTTGATATGGATTTCATTTTTCATGAAATACCAGAAAAGCATGTGCCGTTTGATTTTGAAACATACTTTAATAGTCCCGAACGCTTTCTTGTAGGAACAACGGATTGTGAAACAGGACAGTCTGTTTATTTTGAAAAAGAGGGAACGAATGATGATGCGCTAAATTTATTACAAGCGTCTAGCTCATTACCTTTCATTGCACCAGTAGTAAATTACCGTGGTAAGCAATTATTAGATGGCGGGATTTCTGATCCAATTCCAGTTCGAAAAGCACAGGAGGATGGATTTAAAAAATCAGTCGTTATTTTGACGAGAAATCATGGTTATGCAAAAAAGAAATCAAAATTTGGCTGGGTTGCAGCGAAAGCATATAAAAAATATCCGAACCTTGTTAACACGATGCTGAGTCGTTATGAAGTGTATAATGAAACACTTCACTACATTGAAAAAGAAGAGCAAGCGGGTAATTTATTTGTTATTCGTCCAGAAGTGCCACTTCAAGTAGATCGTATGGAAAAAGATGCGATAAAACTACAAAGTTTATATGAGCAAGGCTATGAAGATGCAAAGAGACAGTTTGCAGATTTGCAGGCGTTTTTGCAAAAATAA
- a CDS encoding MFS transporter: MKKSKLNFILYVICISALLGSFAQNIYTPILPMIQASFHTSLYLVNLTVSIFTFVLAIMQLFYGPLIDTKGRKSVLIPSLVISTIGSIGCAFSANVYLFLFFRAVQAIGIAAIPVVAATIIGDLFEGKERGEAMSLYQMLLALAPAIGPLIGGYLGSINGHLSVFLFLSILGILLLIINISLLPETKPTVMKQPQAKKNYWLILKNTTGFSITLIGFIQFCIYFCFLVFLPSILTNSFHLTASEIGLMFIPMSLSIMLGSYCYKLLQKLLTTKQALFITSFFNIICVTLFSFTYSINIPFIIIVTSLYGFSMGLSMPTHTTLLTEEFVQERATAIGMYNFIRYFGMSTGPLVGGFLLFNQNYFWIFFLGAIMFLIIILYAMKMLRFPATQKVK, translated from the coding sequence ATGAAAAAATCCAAACTAAATTTCATTTTATATGTTATCTGTATTAGTGCCTTACTCGGTTCCTTCGCTCAAAATATTTACACACCTATCTTGCCTATGATTCAAGCTTCTTTTCACACTTCTCTTTATCTTGTAAATTTAACAGTTTCAATTTTCACATTCGTTCTTGCGATTATGCAGCTCTTCTATGGACCTTTAATTGATACAAAAGGGAGAAAATCTGTCCTTATCCCTAGTTTAGTCATTAGTACAATTGGTTCAATTGGATGTGCTTTTTCGGCGAACGTTTATTTATTTCTATTTTTTAGAGCTGTTCAAGCTATAGGAATAGCAGCTATACCTGTAGTCGCAGCAACGATTATTGGTGATTTATTTGAAGGAAAAGAACGTGGAGAAGCAATGAGCCTCTATCAAATGTTACTTGCTCTCGCACCTGCGATTGGCCCTCTCATAGGTGGTTATCTCGGCAGTATAAATGGCCACTTATCCGTATTTCTGTTTTTATCTATACTTGGCATTCTCTTATTAATTATAAACATTTCACTACTTCCAGAAACAAAACCAACTGTAATGAAGCAACCGCAAGCAAAAAAGAATTACTGGCTTATCTTAAAAAATACAACTGGATTTTCTATTACTCTTATTGGCTTTATTCAATTTTGTATTTACTTTTGCTTTCTCGTTTTTTTACCGAGCATTTTAACAAATTCATTTCACCTAACTGCAAGTGAAATCGGTCTTATGTTTATACCAATGTCCCTTTCCATCATGTTAGGAAGTTATTGCTATAAACTTTTGCAAAAACTTCTCACAACAAAGCAAGCTTTATTCATTACTAGTTTCTTCAATATTATATGTGTCACTTTATTCTCTTTCACATATAGCATCAACATTCCATTCATCATTATCGTTACCTCTTTATACGGTTTTAGTATGGGACTGTCTATGCCAACTCACACTACTTTATTAACGGAAGAATTCGTACAAGAACGCGCAACTGCTATCGGTATGTACAACTTTATCCGCTATTTCGGTATGAGCACAGGGCCACTTGTAGGTGGATTTCTTTTATTTAATCAAAATTACTTTTGGATTTTCTTCCTAGGTGCAATTATGTTTCTAATCATAATCTTATATGCGATGAAAATGCTACGCTTCCCCGCCACACAAAAAGTAAAATAG
- the kdpF gene encoding K(+)-transporting ATPase subunit F → MMIALSVIVAAITVYLVYALLNPEKF, encoded by the coding sequence ATGATGATTGCCTTATCGGTTATTGTTGCAGCAATTACGGTGTACTTAGTGTATGCATTATTAAATCCGGAGAAGTTTTAA
- the kdpC gene encoding K(+)-transporting ATPase subunit C — protein sequence MAKKQSILSPIIRITFTFLVLCGFVYPLIVTGIAQAVMKDNADGSLIYNDKNEVIGSKLIGQNFTDPRYFHGRVSSIEYKAEASGSNNYAPSNPDLEKRVEKSIEEWKKQNPTVPVTEVPIDLVTNSGSGLDPDISPKAASVQVERISKLTNIPKETLDQLIKDQTEDAALGLFGENRVNVLKLNLQLQKLMK from the coding sequence ATGGCGAAGAAACAAAGTATACTATCACCGATTATACGTATTACTTTTACATTTTTAGTGTTGTGCGGCTTTGTATATCCGCTTATTGTTACTGGTATTGCACAAGCAGTAATGAAGGATAATGCGGATGGAAGTCTAATATATAATGATAAAAATGAAGTGATTGGTTCTAAATTAATTGGTCAAAATTTCACAGATCCACGTTATTTTCATGGACGTGTCTCTAGTATTGAATATAAAGCAGAAGCGTCTGGTTCAAATAACTATGCACCGTCTAATCCAGATTTAGAGAAACGAGTAGAGAAAAGTATTGAAGAGTGGAAGAAACAAAATCCCACTGTTCCGGTTACAGAAGTGCCGATCGATTTAGTGACGAATTCAGGTTCAGGGCTTGATCCTGACATTAGTCCGAAGGCAGCTTCCGTACAGGTAGAGCGCATATCGAAATTAACGAATATTCCGAAAGAAACGCTGGATCAATTGATTAAAGATCAAACGGAAGATGCGGCACTTGGCTTATTTGGAGAAAACCGCGTGAACGTTTTAAAGTTAAATTTACAATTACAGAAATTAATGAAATAG
- the kdpB gene encoding potassium-transporting ATPase subunit KdpB: MRPVVVKEKRVNQSQIHAVEDEVRQAKTMDRDIVTHAMKQSVAKLNPKVMIKNPIMFVVEIGFIITFILSFLPSSSSSIPGWFNITVSLILLFTVLFANFAEALAEGRGKAQADSLKQSKKDVFANVVKENGDIVQVSATDLRKGDVVIVKQGEMIPSDGEVIKGLASVDESAITGESAPVIKEAGGDFCSVTGGTMVVSDEITIVITSNPGESFIDKMISLVEGASRQKTPNEIALNTVLTSLTLIFLIVVVTLPIFTNYLGFQIDTAVLVALLVCLIPTTIGGLLSAIGIAGMDRVTKFNVLAMSGKAVEAAGDINTIILDKTGTITFGNRMAHTLLPVGNETIEQVGKWAAISSVLDETPEGRSVIEYVKTKSISYNREIAEQGEFVPFKAETRMSGVDLQDGTKVRKGAVGSVIEWVQSQGGTIPKDVNQKADFISKEGGTPLVVAVDNRIYGLIYLKDTVKPGMRERFEQLRQMGIKTVMCTGDNPLTAATIAKEAGVDEFVAECKPEDKIAVIKAEQDKGKLVAMTGDGTNDAPALAQADVGLAMNSGTTAAKEAANMIDLDSNPTKIIEVVGIGKQLLMTRGALTTFSIANDIAKYFAIIPAMFTLAIPQMEALNIMKLTSPLSAILSALIFNAVIIPLLIPLAMKGIAYKPMSSNALLGRNLLIYGLGGVIVPFIGIKVIDMIVGLFI, encoded by the coding sequence ATGAGACCGGTAGTAGTAAAAGAAAAAAGAGTAAATCAGTCACAAATACATGCTGTAGAAGATGAAGTTAGACAAGCGAAAACGATGGATCGTGATATCGTAACACATGCGATGAAGCAATCTGTTGCGAAATTGAACCCGAAGGTCATGATAAAGAATCCGATTATGTTCGTTGTGGAAATTGGATTTATCATTACGTTCATTTTATCTTTTCTTCCAAGCAGTTCTAGTAGTATACCAGGATGGTTTAATATAACAGTTTCTCTCATTCTATTATTTACAGTTTTATTTGCTAACTTTGCAGAAGCTTTAGCGGAAGGTCGGGGAAAAGCGCAAGCCGATTCCTTAAAACAGTCGAAGAAAGATGTATTTGCAAATGTTGTAAAAGAAAATGGAGACATCGTTCAAGTTTCAGCAACTGATCTTAGAAAAGGTGACGTTGTTATTGTAAAACAAGGAGAAATGATTCCAAGTGATGGGGAAGTAATAAAAGGATTAGCGTCTGTCGATGAATCTGCGATTACAGGGGAATCAGCTCCTGTAATAAAAGAAGCCGGAGGTGATTTTTGCTCCGTAACAGGCGGTACGATGGTTGTAAGTGATGAGATTACGATTGTCATTACGAGTAATCCTGGTGAATCATTTATTGATAAAATGATTTCGTTAGTAGAAGGGGCTTCTCGTCAAAAAACGCCGAATGAGATTGCTTTAAATACAGTATTAACGAGTTTAACGCTTATTTTCTTAATCGTTGTTGTGACGCTGCCGATTTTTACAAATTACTTAGGATTTCAAATTGATACAGCTGTACTTGTAGCGTTGTTAGTTTGTTTAATTCCAACGACAATTGGTGGATTATTATCGGCAATTGGTATTGCTGGGATGGACCGCGTGACAAAGTTTAATGTGTTAGCGATGTCGGGTAAAGCAGTGGAAGCTGCGGGTGATATTAATACAATTATTTTAGATAAAACGGGTACGATTACTTTCGGGAACCGAATGGCTCATACATTATTACCTGTAGGAAATGAAACGATTGAGCAAGTTGGAAAGTGGGCTGCTATTAGCTCAGTTTTAGATGAAACACCAGAAGGTCGATCAGTTATAGAATATGTAAAAACGAAGTCTATATCATATAATCGAGAAATTGCAGAACAAGGTGAATTTGTTCCATTTAAAGCAGAAACGAGAATGAGTGGTGTTGATTTACAGGACGGAACGAAAGTGAGAAAAGGTGCTGTAGGTAGCGTAATTGAATGGGTTCAGTCACAAGGTGGAACGATTCCGAAAGATGTAAATCAAAAAGCAGACTTCATTTCAAAAGAGGGCGGAACACCACTTGTAGTTGCAGTGGATAATCGTATTTACGGTTTAATCTATTTAAAAGATACAGTAAAACCTGGCATGCGTGAACGTTTTGAACAGTTGCGTCAAATGGGGATTAAAACGGTTATGTGTACAGGGGATAACCCATTAACAGCAGCAACAATTGCAAAAGAAGCAGGGGTAGATGAATTCGTTGCCGAGTGTAAACCAGAAGATAAAATTGCTGTTATTAAAGCAGAGCAAGATAAAGGGAAACTTGTAGCGATGACAGGTGATGGTACAAATGATGCGCCGGCATTAGCGCAGGCTGACGTTGGATTAGCAATGAATAGCGGGACGACAGCTGCAAAAGAAGCAGCAAATATGATTGATTTAGATTCGAACCCAACAAAAATTATTGAGGTTGTAGGAATCGGTAAGCAATTGTTAATGACACGTGGTGCGTTAACGACGTTTAGTATTGCAAATGATATCGCTAAATATTTCGCTATTATTCCAGCGATGTTTACACTTGCGATCCCACAAATGGAAGCATTGAACATTATGAAACTAACATCACCACTGTCAGCGATTTTATCAGCATTAATATTTAATGCAGTTATTATTCCATTACTCATTCCATTGGCGATGAAAGGTATCGCATATAAACCGATGAGTTCGAATGCACTACTTGGCCGAAACCTACTTATTTATGGGCTGGGCGGAGTGATTGTACCGTTCATTGGAATTAAAGTAATTGATATGATTGTCGGCTTGTTCATATAA
- a CDS encoding MarR family transcriptional regulator, translating into MDYATKQMEILSDIRTLLHKKEEHLKGQNEKFLRETGVSGMSLSELHVIECIGKNDLMNVTAITTEMGITKGAISKICTKLFQKQFVEKIQMLDNQKEIFFRLTESGNEIYKAHDKLHKQAEEKWLLLLDGYTKEEQDFIQRFIKDVSDHLEI; encoded by the coding sequence TTGGATTATGCAACGAAGCAAATGGAAATACTTTCGGACATTCGTACACTTTTGCATAAAAAAGAAGAACATTTGAAAGGACAAAATGAGAAGTTTCTTCGTGAGACAGGTGTAAGTGGTATGTCTTTATCTGAGTTACATGTGATCGAGTGTATCGGGAAAAATGATCTGATGAATGTAACGGCAATTACGACAGAAATGGGAATAACGAAGGGCGCAATCTCTAAAATTTGTACAAAGTTGTTTCAAAAGCAATTCGTTGAGAAGATACAAATGTTAGATAATCAAAAAGAAATTTTTTTCCGCTTAACGGAAAGCGGAAATGAAATATATAAAGCTCATGATAAATTGCATAAACAAGCTGAAGAAAAGTGGCTGTTACTTTTAGATGGATATACGAAAGAAGAGCAAGACTTTATTCAAAGGTTTATAAAGGATGTCTCCGATCATTTGGAAATATAA